In the genome of Calliopsis andreniformis isolate RMS-2024a chromosome 10, iyCalAndr_principal, whole genome shotgun sequence, one region contains:
- the Madm gene encoding MLF1-adaptor molecule isoform X1, producing the protein MPGSRSSTDPEHKSPRESGEDSEDESEILEESPCGRWLKRREEVYVGSKSTLAEGSTFGAARGSENEVTEMEVEQRDVPGIDCAYLAMDTEEGVEVVWNEVQFSERKNFKAQEEKIQLVFENLTQLEHPNIVKFHRYWTDTHNDKPRVIFITEYMSSGSLKQFLKRTKRNVKKLPLQAWKRWCTQILSALSYLHSCSPPIIHGNLTCDTIFIQHNGLVKIGSVAPDAIHHHVKTCRANMKNMHFVAPEYGNSVTPAIDIYSFGMCALEMAALEIQGNGDSGTIVTEENVRKTIESLDDAQQKDFIRKCLQVDPLSRPSARELLFHPVLFEVHSLKLLAAHALVNSATNISETITDEVLQRLYGPDTVVAEIKYQGRPPQQIRLSDIPVTEKLEKFVEDVKYGIYPLTAFMAKLPPPVRPRAISPEVTESVKSVTPEPVDVESRRVVNMMCNVKPREESCELLMTILLRMDDKMNRQLTCPVSQVDTSMLLAQELVHFGFINENDRDKIANLIEEALRSCFNKQMMTPGMVSLTNLPTQTTLLLPGPEFPCLQHFDNSMYNATTSNSDNVTNPLPKTSGLPVLSNMTSKSHDEVEPPSNIESGS; encoded by the exons ATGCCCGGGAGTCGCTCCAGCACGGACCCAGAGCACAAGTCACCGCGGGAAAGTGGTGAAGATTCCGAGGATGAGAGTGAAATCCTGGAGGAGAGCCCCTGCGGGCGGTGGCTCAAACGCCGGGAAGAG GTATATGTAGGTTCCAAGTCCACGTTAGCCGAAGGCTCTACCTTtggagcagccagaggcagtgaAAACGAAGTCACTGAAATGGAG gtggagcaacgagatgTACCAGGAATCGACTGTGCCTATTTGGCAATGGATACAGAGGAAGGTGTTGAAGTTGTTTGGAATGAGGTGCAATTTTCTGAAAGGAAAAACTTCAAAGCACAAGAGGAAAAAATACAGCTTGTATTTGAGAATCTTACGCAATTAGAACACCCAAACATTGTTAAATTTCATAGGTATTGGACAGATACTCACAATGATAAGCCTCGA GTTATATTTATAACTGAGTACATGTCCTCTGGGTCATTGAAACAGTTCCTAAAACGAACAAAACGTAATGTGAAAAAATTACCGCTGCAAGCATGGAAACGTTGGTGTACCCAAATATTATCTGCATTGAG TTATTTGCATTCCTGTTCGCCTCCTATTATACATGGAAATCTTACTTGTGACACTATATTTATTCAACATAATGGGCTTGTAAAAATCGGTTCAG TGGCTCCTGATGCAATCCATCACCACGTTAAAACTTGTAGAGCAAATATGAAGAATATGCATTTCGTAGCACCTGAATATGGAA ATTCGGTGACACCTGCTATTGATATTTATTCATTTGGGATGTGTGCACTGGAAATGGCTGCGTTAGAAATTCAAGGGAATGGTGATAGTGGTACAATTGTGACAGAAGAGAATGTTAGGAAGACGATAGAATCCTTAGACGATGCGCAACAGAAAGACTTCATTCGTAAATGTCTTCAAGTAGATCCTCTTAGCAGACCAAGTGCAAGGGAACTTCTCTTTCATCCTGTGTTATTCGAAGTTCATTCATTGAAACTACTCGCAGCCCATGCTTTGGTGAACTCGGCCA CTAATATTTCCGAAACAATAACCGACGAAGTGTTGCAAAGGCTATACGGGCCAGATACAGTAGTCGCTGAAATAAAATATCAAGGACGACCGCCCCAACAGATTCGATTAAGTGATATTCCTGTTACGGAAAAGTTAGAGAAGTTTGTCGAAGATGTAAA ATATGGCATATACCCTCTAACAGCGTTTATGGCGAAACTACCACCGCCCGTTCGGCCAAGGGCGATATCGCCCGAGGTGACTGAATCGGTGAAATCGGTCACCCCTGAACCAGTGGACGTGGAGTCTCGACGAGTAGTTAATATGATGTGTAATGTTAAGCCTAGAGAAGAAAGTTGTGAATTACTA ATGACAATATTATTACGAATGGATGACAAAATGAACAGGCAATTGACGTGTCCTGTAAGCCAAGTAGACACTTCGATGCTTCTCGCACAGGAGCTTGTACATTTTGGATTCATTAACGAG AATGACCGTGATAAAATAGCAAATTTAATCGAAGAGGCATTAAGAAGTTGCTTTAACAAGCAAATGATGACGCCAGGAATGGTATCGTTAACTAATCTTCCCACCCAGACCACATTACTGCTGCCTGGTCCAGAGTTTCCATGCTTGCAACACTTTGATAATTCTATGTATAACGCGACAACATCTAATAGTGATAATGTAACTAACCCGCTGCCAAAAACCTCAGGTCTACCCGTGTTGAGTAACATGACGAGCAAAAGTCACGACGAAGTTGAACCACCGTCGAATATCGAGAGCGGTAGTTAA
- the Madm gene encoding MLF1-adaptor molecule isoform X2, with protein MPGSRSSTDPEHKSPRESGEDSEDESEILEESPCGRWLKRREEVEQRDVPGIDCAYLAMDTEEGVEVVWNEVQFSERKNFKAQEEKIQLVFENLTQLEHPNIVKFHRYWTDTHNDKPRVIFITEYMSSGSLKQFLKRTKRNVKKLPLQAWKRWCTQILSALSYLHSCSPPIIHGNLTCDTIFIQHNGLVKIGSVAPDAIHHHVKTCRANMKNMHFVAPEYGNSVTPAIDIYSFGMCALEMAALEIQGNGDSGTIVTEENVRKTIESLDDAQQKDFIRKCLQVDPLSRPSARELLFHPVLFEVHSLKLLAAHALVNSATNISETITDEVLQRLYGPDTVVAEIKYQGRPPQQIRLSDIPVTEKLEKFVEDVKYGIYPLTAFMAKLPPPVRPRAISPEVTESVKSVTPEPVDVESRRVVNMMCNVKPREESCELLMTILLRMDDKMNRQLTCPVSQVDTSMLLAQELVHFGFINENDRDKIANLIEEALRSCFNKQMMTPGMVSLTNLPTQTTLLLPGPEFPCLQHFDNSMYNATTSNSDNVTNPLPKTSGLPVLSNMTSKSHDEVEPPSNIESGS; from the exons ATGCCCGGGAGTCGCTCCAGCACGGACCCAGAGCACAAGTCACCGCGGGAAAGTGGTGAAGATTCCGAGGATGAGAGTGAAATCCTGGAGGAGAGCCCCTGCGGGCGGTGGCTCAAACGCCGGGAAGAG gtggagcaacgagatgTACCAGGAATCGACTGTGCCTATTTGGCAATGGATACAGAGGAAGGTGTTGAAGTTGTTTGGAATGAGGTGCAATTTTCTGAAAGGAAAAACTTCAAAGCACAAGAGGAAAAAATACAGCTTGTATTTGAGAATCTTACGCAATTAGAACACCCAAACATTGTTAAATTTCATAGGTATTGGACAGATACTCACAATGATAAGCCTCGA GTTATATTTATAACTGAGTACATGTCCTCTGGGTCATTGAAACAGTTCCTAAAACGAACAAAACGTAATGTGAAAAAATTACCGCTGCAAGCATGGAAACGTTGGTGTACCCAAATATTATCTGCATTGAG TTATTTGCATTCCTGTTCGCCTCCTATTATACATGGAAATCTTACTTGTGACACTATATTTATTCAACATAATGGGCTTGTAAAAATCGGTTCAG TGGCTCCTGATGCAATCCATCACCACGTTAAAACTTGTAGAGCAAATATGAAGAATATGCATTTCGTAGCACCTGAATATGGAA ATTCGGTGACACCTGCTATTGATATTTATTCATTTGGGATGTGTGCACTGGAAATGGCTGCGTTAGAAATTCAAGGGAATGGTGATAGTGGTACAATTGTGACAGAAGAGAATGTTAGGAAGACGATAGAATCCTTAGACGATGCGCAACAGAAAGACTTCATTCGTAAATGTCTTCAAGTAGATCCTCTTAGCAGACCAAGTGCAAGGGAACTTCTCTTTCATCCTGTGTTATTCGAAGTTCATTCATTGAAACTACTCGCAGCCCATGCTTTGGTGAACTCGGCCA CTAATATTTCCGAAACAATAACCGACGAAGTGTTGCAAAGGCTATACGGGCCAGATACAGTAGTCGCTGAAATAAAATATCAAGGACGACCGCCCCAACAGATTCGATTAAGTGATATTCCTGTTACGGAAAAGTTAGAGAAGTTTGTCGAAGATGTAAA ATATGGCATATACCCTCTAACAGCGTTTATGGCGAAACTACCACCGCCCGTTCGGCCAAGGGCGATATCGCCCGAGGTGACTGAATCGGTGAAATCGGTCACCCCTGAACCAGTGGACGTGGAGTCTCGACGAGTAGTTAATATGATGTGTAATGTTAAGCCTAGAGAAGAAAGTTGTGAATTACTA ATGACAATATTATTACGAATGGATGACAAAATGAACAGGCAATTGACGTGTCCTGTAAGCCAAGTAGACACTTCGATGCTTCTCGCACAGGAGCTTGTACATTTTGGATTCATTAACGAG AATGACCGTGATAAAATAGCAAATTTAATCGAAGAGGCATTAAGAAGTTGCTTTAACAAGCAAATGATGACGCCAGGAATGGTATCGTTAACTAATCTTCCCACCCAGACCACATTACTGCTGCCTGGTCCAGAGTTTCCATGCTTGCAACACTTTGATAATTCTATGTATAACGCGACAACATCTAATAGTGATAATGTAACTAACCCGCTGCCAAAAACCTCAGGTCTACCCGTGTTGAGTAACATGACGAGCAAAAGTCACGACGAAGTTGAACCACCGTCGAATATCGAGAGCGGTAGTTAA